Proteins encoded within one genomic window of Kibdelosporangium phytohabitans:
- a CDS encoding 4Fe-4S dicluster domain-containing protein: MTERMGFFTDTSVCIGCKACEVACKTWNDVPADDLDLLGMSYDNTGSLNANNWRHVAFIEQTVEDNTRWLMSSDVCKHCTEAGCLDVCPTGSLFRTEFDTVVVQADICNGCGYCVPACPFGVIDRREDDGRAWKCTMCYDRIGDGLMPACATACPTESIQYGPLDELRARADERVRELHARGQADARLYGHSPEDGVGGAGAFFLLLDEPEVYGLPSNPVVTTRDLPAMWKRAGLAAVAVAAGVAASFLGRR, encoded by the coding sequence ATGACCGAACGCATGGGGTTCTTCACCGACACCTCGGTGTGCATCGGCTGCAAGGCCTGTGAGGTGGCGTGCAAGACGTGGAACGACGTCCCGGCGGACGACCTGGACCTGCTCGGCATGTCCTACGACAACACCGGTTCACTCAACGCCAACAACTGGCGGCATGTCGCGTTCATCGAACAGACCGTCGAGGACAACACCCGGTGGTTGATGTCCAGCGACGTATGCAAGCACTGCACCGAGGCCGGGTGCCTGGACGTGTGCCCGACAGGGTCGTTGTTCCGCACCGAGTTCGACACCGTGGTCGTCCAGGCGGACATCTGCAACGGTTGTGGTTACTGCGTTCCCGCGTGCCCGTTCGGGGTGATCGACCGGCGTGAGGACGACGGCAGGGCGTGGAAGTGCACGATGTGCTACGACCGCATCGGGGACGGCCTGATGCCCGCCTGCGCCACGGCGTGTCCCACCGAGTCGATCCAGTACGGCCCGTTGGACGAGTTGCGGGCACGTGCCGACGAGCGTGTGCGGGAACTGCACGCGCGAGGTCAGGCTGATGCTCGCTTGTACGGTCACTCCCCCGAGGACGGTGTCGGTGGCGCCGGGGCGTTCTTCCTGTTGCTGGACGAACCCGAGGTCTACGGCCTGCCGTCGAATCCCGTTGTGACGACCAGGGACCTGCCCGCGATGTGGAAGCGGGCGGGGCTGGCCGCCGTGGCAGTCGCCGCCGGGGTCGCCGCGTCGTTCCTGGGGCGGCGCTGA
- a CDS encoding TIGR03557 family F420-dependent LLM class oxidoreductase, translating to MRIGYTLMTEQAGPKQLVDDAVKAERAGFAFEVSSDHYFPWLAEQGHAPNAWTVLGAVAQCTERVELMTYVTCPIMRYHPAVVAQQAATVQLLSDNRFTLGVGSGENLNEHVVGRGWPPVNVRHEMLAEALQIIHGLFDGGYFDYNGSYFRVDAAKLWDLPEVRVPIGAAVSGKQSISRLAPLADHMIATDPDPDLCELWDAQKAEPGRKIGQMPVCWDPDREAAVNRAHEQFRWSIGGWKVNAELPDATSFAAATSFVRPQDVADSIPCGPDVEPIVDAARKYADAGFTDLAIVQVGGDHQDGFLDFARDSLLPALDAVDSEG from the coding sequence ATGCGCATCGGATACACGCTGATGACTGAACAGGCAGGCCCGAAACAGCTGGTCGACGACGCCGTCAAGGCCGAGCGGGCCGGGTTCGCGTTCGAGGTCTCCAGCGACCACTACTTCCCCTGGCTGGCCGAACAGGGCCACGCACCCAACGCGTGGACAGTGCTCGGCGCGGTCGCTCAATGTACCGAACGCGTCGAGTTGATGACATACGTGACGTGTCCGATCATGCGGTACCACCCCGCGGTTGTCGCCCAGCAAGCCGCGACAGTACAGCTGTTGTCCGACAACCGATTCACCCTCGGTGTCGGGTCGGGCGAGAACCTCAACGAACACGTCGTCGGCCGCGGCTGGCCGCCGGTGAACGTCCGGCACGAGATGCTCGCCGAGGCGCTGCAGATCATCCACGGCCTGTTCGACGGCGGCTACTTCGACTACAACGGCTCGTATTTCCGCGTGGACGCGGCGAAACTGTGGGATCTGCCCGAGGTGCGGGTGCCCATCGGTGCCGCGGTGTCCGGCAAGCAGTCGATCAGCCGGCTCGCGCCGCTGGCCGACCACATGATCGCGACCGACCCCGACCCGGACCTGTGCGAGCTCTGGGACGCCCAGAAGGCGGAGCCCGGCCGCAAGATCGGTCAGATGCCGGTCTGCTGGGATCCCGACCGGGAGGCGGCGGTCAACCGCGCACACGAGCAGTTCCGCTGGTCGATCGGCGGCTGGAAGGTCAACGCCGAGCTACCGGACGCCACCAGCTTCGCCGCGGCGACCTCGTTCGTGCGGCCGCAGGACGTGGCCGACTCGATCCCATGTGGACCGGACGTCGAGCCGATCGTCGACGCCGCGAGGAAGTACGCCGATGCCGGGTTCACCGACCTGGCGATCGTGCAGGTCGGCGGCGACCACCAGGACGGCTTCCTCGACTTCGCCAGGGACTCGCTACTGCCCGCCCTCGACGCAGT
- a CDS encoding CBS domain-containing protein: MTRAREIMTPDPTCVQASQTIRDAAQLMADKGVGALPICGEDNRLKGMITDRDIVVKVIAEGKDPRAVTAGELAQGEAVTIGADDEATEIMNTMAEYKVRRLPVIDGHELVGIISTADVARALPEPQVGDLVEALSVDS, encoded by the coding sequence ATGACGCGCGCACGCGAGATCATGACGCCGGATCCGACCTGTGTGCAGGCCAGCCAGACCATTCGGGACGCCGCGCAGCTGATGGCGGACAAGGGCGTCGGGGCACTGCCGATCTGCGGGGAGGACAACCGTCTCAAAGGGATGATCACCGACCGTGACATCGTGGTGAAGGTGATCGCCGAGGGCAAGGACCCGCGCGCGGTGACCGCCGGTGAACTGGCGCAGGGCGAGGCCGTGACGATCGGTGCCGACGACGAGGCCACCGAGATCATGAACACGATGGCCGAGTACAAGGTCCGCAGGCTGCCGGTGATCGACGGGCACGAACTGGTCGGCATCATCAGCACGGCCGACGTCGCCCGCGCCCTGCCCGAACCGCAGGTCGGGGACCTGGTCGAGGCCCTGTCGGTGGACAGCTGA
- the nrfD gene encoding NrfD/PsrC family molybdoenzyme membrane anchor subunit, whose protein sequence is MGYYGKPIVKEPVWKVPDVPGYLFLGGMAGASASMALAAQLSGRHELVRPARIAAAVGSLASVGALVHDLGRPERFLNMLRVFKVTSPLSVGSWILAPFSGLTALSATTDFSGRFRGIGTLAGAAAGVLGPAMCTYTSVLLADTAIPAWHNAYPELPFVFAGSAMTSAAGASLLASPSRPAVRLGLLGSALELTSTAAMERRVENYRSSKLLTAAKALTVAGAGLSLLRRNRPAAVLAGVSYLAAGVCTRFGVYRTGVASVTS, encoded by the coding sequence ATGGGCTACTACGGCAAGCCGATCGTCAAAGAGCCGGTGTGGAAGGTCCCGGACGTGCCCGGGTACCTGTTCCTGGGCGGGATGGCGGGCGCGTCGGCGTCGATGGCGCTGGCGGCTCAGCTTTCCGGGCGTCACGAGCTGGTCAGGCCCGCTCGGATCGCCGCCGCTGTCGGATCGCTCGCGAGTGTGGGAGCGTTGGTCCACGACCTGGGACGGCCCGAGCGGTTCCTGAACATGCTGCGGGTCTTCAAGGTGACGTCACCGTTGTCGGTCGGCTCCTGGATCCTGGCGCCGTTCTCCGGCTTGACGGCGTTGAGCGCGACAACCGATTTCAGTGGACGGTTCCGTGGGATCGGGACGCTCGCCGGGGCCGCGGCGGGCGTGCTGGGGCCCGCGATGTGCACGTACACCTCGGTTCTGCTGGCCGACACAGCGATCCCGGCGTGGCACAACGCGTACCCGGAGCTGCCGTTCGTGTTCGCGGGCAGTGCCATGACCAGCGCGGCGGGCGCGTCCCTGCTTGCCTCGCCGTCCCGGCCCGCTGTCCGGCTCGGCTTGCTCGGGAGTGCCCTTGAGCTGACCTCGACGGCCGCGATGGAACGGCGGGTGGAGAACTACCGGTCCAGCAAACTGCTCACCGCTGCGAAGGCGTTGACAGTCGCCGGAGCCGGTCTGTCCCTGCTGCGCCGCAACCGGCCCGCCGCCGTTCTCGCTGGCGTGAGCTACCTGGCCGCAGGCGTGTGCACCCGGTTCGGCGTATACCGAACCGGCGTGGCCTCCGTGACCTCGTGA
- a CDS encoding thiamine pyrophosphate-requiring protein yields the protein MVETVGDHVLQRLRDWNVDQVFGYPGDGINGIVAAFGKADNRPRFVQSRHEEMSAFEAVGYAKFSGRPGVCLATSGPGAIHLLNGLYDAKLDHVPVVAIVGQTARTARGGSYQQEVDLQSLVKDVASEYSVEVTVAEQLPNALDRALRTAITRSAPTVVIIPNDVQEEPYEPPRHEFKHVPSSRPGLVRPVLTPPSAELERAADVLNAGRKVAILIGQGARTATAEVRQIADLTGAGVAKALLGKDVLADDLPYVTGSIGLLGTRPSYEMMRDCDTLLIVGSNFPYSQFLPEYGKARAVQIDVDGTRIGMRYPTEVNLVGDAHSTLRALLPLVRRNENRSWREKIERHVTGWWQSMEQQAMVSAEPINPIRIVHELSIRAPDNLIITADSGSSTNWYARNLRMRGQMRGSLSGTLATMGAGVPYAIGAKFAHPDRPVVALVGDGAMQMNGLAELITIARYQNLWADRRCVVCVFHNNDLNQVTWELRAMGGAPKFEESQALPDINYAAFAASLGLIALNVDSPDDLGPAWDQALAADRPAVLDVRCDAEIPPIPPHATAEQVKAVTEAILKGDPGSARMAYEGIKAKLAELLPN from the coding sequence ATGGTGGAGACGGTCGGCGACCACGTGCTGCAGCGGTTGCGGGACTGGAACGTCGACCAGGTCTTCGGCTACCCGGGCGACGGCATCAACGGGATCGTCGCCGCGTTCGGCAAGGCGGACAACCGGCCCCGGTTCGTCCAGTCCAGACACGAGGAGATGTCCGCGTTCGAGGCGGTCGGCTACGCGAAGTTCAGCGGCAGGCCGGGTGTCTGCCTGGCCACGTCGGGCCCGGGTGCGATCCACCTGCTCAACGGCCTGTACGACGCGAAACTCGACCACGTCCCGGTCGTGGCGATCGTCGGGCAGACCGCGCGAACCGCCCGCGGCGGCAGCTACCAGCAGGAAGTCGACCTGCAGTCCCTGGTCAAGGACGTGGCCAGCGAGTACTCCGTCGAGGTGACGGTGGCCGAGCAGCTGCCGAACGCGCTCGACCGGGCGTTGCGCACGGCGATCACCCGCAGCGCGCCGACCGTCGTGATCATCCCGAACGACGTCCAGGAAGAGCCCTACGAACCACCGCGGCACGAGTTCAAGCACGTGCCGTCGAGCCGGCCCGGGCTGGTCCGGCCCGTGCTGACGCCGCCGAGTGCCGAGCTCGAACGGGCGGCCGACGTGCTGAACGCGGGGCGGAAGGTGGCGATCCTGATCGGACAGGGCGCGCGGACCGCGACCGCCGAGGTCCGCCAGATCGCCGACCTGACCGGCGCCGGGGTCGCCAAAGCACTGCTGGGCAAGGACGTGCTGGCCGACGACCTGCCGTACGTGACGGGGTCGATCGGTCTGCTGGGCACGCGGCCGAGCTACGAGATGATGCGGGACTGCGACACGCTGCTGATCGTGGGCTCGAACTTCCCGTACAGCCAGTTCCTGCCGGAGTACGGCAAGGCACGCGCGGTGCAGATCGATGTGGACGGTACCCGGATCGGGATGCGTTACCCGACCGAGGTGAACCTGGTCGGTGACGCGCACTCCACGTTGCGCGCCCTGTTGCCGTTGGTGCGGCGCAACGAGAACCGTTCGTGGCGGGAGAAGATCGAGCGGCACGTGACCGGCTGGTGGCAGTCCATGGAACAGCAGGCCATGGTCAGCGCGGAACCGATCAACCCGATCAGGATCGTGCATGAGCTGTCCATTCGGGCGCCCGACAACCTCATCATCACGGCCGACTCGGGCTCGTCCACCAACTGGTACGCCCGCAACCTGCGGATGCGTGGCCAGATGCGGGGTTCGCTGTCGGGCACACTGGCGACCATGGGCGCGGGTGTGCCGTACGCGATCGGTGCCAAGTTCGCCCACCCGGACCGGCCCGTGGTCGCCCTTGTCGGCGACGGGGCCATGCAGATGAACGGCTTGGCCGAGCTGATCACGATCGCCAGGTACCAGAACCTGTGGGCTGATCGCCGCTGCGTGGTGTGCGTGTTCCACAACAACGACCTCAACCAGGTCACGTGGGAGCTGCGTGCGATGGGTGGCGCGCCGAAGTTCGAGGAATCCCAGGCGCTGCCGGACATCAACTACGCGGCGTTCGCGGCGTCCCTCGGCCTGATCGCGCTCAATGTGGACTCGCCGGACGACCTCGGGCCGGCGTGGGACCAGGCGCTGGCGGCCGACCGGCCCGCCGTGCTGGACGTGCGCTGCGACGCGGAGATCCCGCCCATTCCGCCGCACGCCACGGCTGAGCAGGTGAAAGCGGTGACCGAGGCGATCCTCAAGGGCGACCCGGGCAGCGCCAGGATGGCCTACGAAGGCATCAAGGCGAAACTGGCCGAACTCCTCCCGAACTGA